The segment CGGGGGCCTGCCGGGCATCGCTGCTGGCAAAGGCCTCGCCCTTGTCGTCCAGCAGCAGGATAACCATGTCTTCGGCAAAACGGGCCATGCCCGCAAAGAGGTCGGCCACCTCACCGTCCATGTCAAAAACAAGGCAGAGCACACCCAGCGGTTCGGCTGCGCCCTCCTCGCGGATAACGTGCGAATAGACGAGGGCTGCCCTGCCATCGGGCGAGAGGTCGGTGGGACGGAATGTTTCCACAAACTCGCTGGCAGCCAGCGTCTGGGCCACAAGCGGATCGTTTGACTCGCGCACCGGCGTACGCGTGTCAAGTTGCACGCATACCCTGCCCTGCGTATCAAGCACCAGAATATCGCGGTACACGCTGTACTTGGCCCGGTATGCGGCAAGCCTGGCGCGCAGTGCGGCCACGTCGGTGGATGCGCCCTGCAGAAAACTGATGATCTCGCCGTCGGTGGCCAGAAAGCTCACGTCGGCGGTGCGCTCGTACAGGTTGCGCTTGATGATGTCCATGACCACCTGGGCCACAGGCGACATTTCGCGCACGGCTTTTTCAAGCAGTTTTTCGGCCAGCATGCCTGTCATATCCTGCCGCAGCTGGCCAAAGGTATCGCGTGTCTTGAAAATGAAATCGAACAGGGTGGCGGCGATGGCATTGCAGTTGATCTTTCCCGTCAGGGCTATCCACGTCCACTGCCGCTCTAACTGCGAAAAAACCGTGTGGCAACGCCTGATATCAGGCATGAACTGAATCAACTGCTCAACGGCATCTGTTCCAGATGCATGGGACTGGCGCACAATCACCTCGCTCAAGATTCGCTTGGCGCCGCAACGCAGTTCAAAAAAACAGGCAGCTGATAATCACTGACAGATTATAACAGCGTATTTGAATAAAAAAATGGGGGAAAATGACCCTGTAAAAATTTTTTATAATTGTCAATATTACTCTATTTTTTCGATATATGTGCACACAAGACAATCAGGCATTCTGCCTTGTTGCAGACGATACACTAACAGAAGCACCATCTATTTAATATTGGGAACGATTACCGTAGAAATGCATGCGAGCAATACGTATTTGAATATTTATTTTATACACTGATATATTTTACTACCACAGCTACAGACACAAGTTTATTTTTCACGCAATCGAATGCAGCATAAACACAGAATGCAGGGCAAGCATAGTTAGAATTATCAGGATAAAGGGCACAAAATAAAGAACGCCAGCGTGTTGAATAAAAAACAAAGCCGCCGGGCATTGTCCGGCGGCTTTTAACCAATACGTGTTGCGCGGCCTGTTGCAGCCCCTCTGCGAGTTAGCTGTTCTTGCGCTTGCCCGCAGTCTGGTAGCGCTTCATGGCCGAGAGTTCGGTCTTGCGCAGACGGATGGAAAGCGGGGTCACTTCCACCAGTTCGTCTTCGCGCACAAAGTGCAGGGCGTGCTCGAGGGTCATCTTTTTCACGGGGGTAAGAGTGACGTTTTCGTCCTTGCCCGAAGCGCGCAGGTTTGTGAGCTTCTTTTCCTTGGTGGGGTTGACGTCGATGTCGTTATCACGGTTGTGTTCGCCCACAATCATGCCCTCGTACACCGGATCGCCGGGCTCAACAAAAAGCACGCCGCGCGGCTCAAGGTTGAAGAGAGCATAGGCCACGCCAGAACCGGCGCGGTCGGCCACGATGGAGCCCGTATAACGAGTGGGGAAGTCGCCGCGCCATTCTTCGTAGCCTTCAACATAGGAGTTCATGATGCCGGTACCCTTGGTATCGGTGAGGAACTCGTCGCGGTAGCCGATAAGGCCGCGCGAAGGCACGCTGAATTCAAGGCGCACACGGCCCGTGCCGTTATTGACACAGTTGAGCATGCGGCCCTTGCGCTGGGCCAGCTTGTCGGTAACCACGCCCATGAACACTTCGTCGCAATCCACGTACAGGCGTTCGATGGGTTCGATAACCTTGCCGTTTTCGTCCTTGCGCAGAATAACTTCGGGGCGGCCAACGGAAAGTTCAAAACCTTCGCGGCGCATGGTTTCAATAAGAATGGCCATCTGGAATTCGCCACGGCCCTTGACCAGGAAGGCGTCGCGGTCGGCGGTGTTTTCAACGCGCACGGCCACATTACGCAGGGTTTCCTTGACCAGACGGTCATAAATGGCGCGGCTCTGCACAATCTTGCCCTCGCGCCCGGCCAGGGGAGAGCTGTTGATGCCAAAGCGCATGGCCACGGTGGGTTCGTCCACGCGGATGCGGGGCATGGCGCGGGGGTTGTCGCGGGTGCAGATGGTATCGCCGATGGTGACATCTTCGATACCGGCCATAACCACGATGTCGCCGGGCAGGGCCTTTTCCACTTCCACAACCTGCAGTCCGTCATACACCTGGATCTTGGTGGCGCGCAGGGGCTTGGGCTGACCGTCCTCGCCGATGCAGGCGAGGGCTTCCTTGGCGTAGACCGTGCCGTGCATGATGCGGCCCACAGCCAGGCGGCCCAGATAGTCGGAATAATCGAGGTCGGCCACCAGCATCTGGAAAGGCTGCTCGGGATCGTAGCTGGGACCGGGAATGTACTTCACAATGGCGTCGAACAGAGGCGAAAGGTCCTTCTGCTCATCATCAATATTGTTCATGGCCACGCCAGCACGCCCGATGGCGTACAGCACGGGAAATTCAAGCTGGTGCTCGTTGGCGTCGAGGTCGATGAACAGGTCGTAAATTTCGTTGAGCACTTCCTGGGGGCGGGCGTCCTTGCGGTCAATCTTGTTGATGACCACAACCACGGGCAGACCGGCCTCGAGGGTTTTGCGCAACACAAAACGCGTTTGCGGCAAAGGCCCTTCAGAGGAGTCTACCAGCAGGATTGCGCCGGTGGCCATGGAGAGCGAGCGCTCCACTTCGCCGCCAAAGTCGGCGTGGCCGGGGGTGTCGATGATATTGATCTTCACTCCGTTCCAGTTGACGGCGCAGTTCTTGGCCGCAATGGTGATGCCGCGTTCGCGCTCAAGGTCCATCTTGTCCATGACACGGTCGTCCACCTGCTGGTCGGCGCGAAAAACGCCGCCCTGCTTGAACAAACCGTCAACAAGGGTGGTCTTGCCGTGGTCAACGTGGGCGATAATGGCTACGTTACGGAGGGATTCATTGTGTTGCATGGCTTTTTGCCCTTAAAAAACACTGGGTAGTGCGGTTTTGTTCCCCGCCGAGGGGAGATTCCGACTGGCAGCAAGGCTGCGGCAGATCAGCGTCGGGACGAGGCCGACGCAGGCAGGGGGAAAAACCAGCAGTCGGTATTGTTTATTCTTTAATGTGTCCGGGCCGCGCTTTTACGCACTTTTCAGAGTTTTGTCACCATAGCCCTGATGAGCCGCCCCAGATTTTTGCCCGCCACGGCGGCCACCGCCAGAATTTCTTCCAAGGGAGCCGGGGTCATGCAGTCTGGCAAATTTTTATTGGTCAAACATGAAAGGCCCAGCACCCGCATGCCCATGTGACGCGCCGCGATAATCTCGAGCACCGTGCTCATGCCCACGGCATCGGCACCCCACTGGCGGTACATGCGTGTTTCTGCCGGGGTTTCCATTTCTGGTCCGTGCACGCCAATGTACACGCCGCGCTCGAGGCGCAGATTCATCTTTGAGGCGGTTTCAAGCGCCAGAGCGCGCAGTTCGGGGTCGAGCGGCGCGCACATGTCGGGGAAACGCGGCCCCCATTCCTCGCAGTTAAAACCGGTGAGCGGCGAATGCCCCGTGTGGTTTATAACATCGGTCATGCACATGATGCCGCCCGCATCAAACTGGGGGTTGAGCCCGCCAGCGGCATTGGTGATGATGAGCTTTTTTGCGCCCAGGGCTGCCATGACGCGCACCCCCATGCAAACCTCTGCCGGGCTGCGCCCTTCATACAGGTGGCAGCGCCCCTGCTGGATGATCGCGTAGCGGCCAATACAGTCGTCTTCGCCGCACGCACCGGGAAAGCGCCCCCACACAAAGGCTCCGGCATGCCCCTCTACGCTTGAAACGGGAAAACCCGGCAAGTCGGCATAGGGCACGACCACCCTGTCCTGCAGCTTGTCTGCCAGATACGAGAGCCCCGTACCCAGCACAATGCCAATGGGCGCATCCGCATCGGCAGAAGCATTGGCGTCTAGCCTGCACGCGCCCAGAGGCAAGGCTGAGGGCCCCTGCGCGGCTTCAATGGCTTCACGCAGGGCAGTGGCGGCACGCTGGACATCTTGAAAATTTTGCATAGAATCCCCCCTGAAAAATAAGCTCCGTGGTCTGCTGTCAGGCCGCAATCCGCGCCGCGCTTCTCTTTGCCGCTGCGCGGCTTTTTGTGCGGGACGGCCCCTGCGCGAGTGGATTTTCGCGCCAAAAGCGGTTATGAGGTGCGGATGCACTGTCTGTATAGCCCGCCATTGGCAACCCCACAAGGGGGTACGGGCTGCAAAACAGAACCGTAACATCCCGCTATGCAAATCCAAACTTCGGATACGCCGCCACAACAGCCCTCTGGCACGGGCGGCCATGCCGGGCATACACCAACACAAAAAATCGCATGTTAATGAGGGAGACAGGCTTGGACAAAGCTCAGGACAGCATTCCCCTGCAAAAGCACAAAATTCTGGTGGCCAACCGTGGCGAAATCGCCATGCGCATCATGCGCGCCTGCCGCAAGCTGGGAGTGGCCTTTGCCGCCATCTTCACGGCTGAAGACGCGGCTTCGGGCCATGTGCGCCTGGCACGCGAACAAGGCGGAGAAAAAAGCCTTTATCGCGTGTCGTCTTACCACGACGCCAACGAACTCATGGCCGTGGCCGATGAAGCGGGTTGCACCGCTGTGCATCCCGGCTACGGTTTTTTTGCCGAGGATTTTCGTTTTGCACGCCGCGTGACCAAACGCGACCGGAAACTCATATTCATCGGCCCCTCGTGGAAAATCATCCGTGAGCTGGGCGACAAAATCAACACCAAGCGCCTGGCACGCAGCCTGGGCGTACCCACAGTGCCCGGCTCCGACCGCCCCATTTACGACGAGATGGAAGCCGAACGCATTGCCAAGAGCGTGTTCGAATTTCAGGATCAGCAGGGCATCACCCGCCCGCTGGTGCTGGTCAAGGCATCGGCTGGCGGCGGCGGCATGGGCATTGAAGAAGTGTACGACCCGGACCAGTTCCGCTCGGTTTACCGCCGTATTCGCAGCTACGCCCTGCGCCAGTTCAAGGACGAAGGCGTGCTTATCGAGCAGCGCATCACCGACTTCAACCACCTTGAAGTTCAGGTTGTGTCTGACCGCTCCGGGCAGAATCCCGTGCACTTTGGCACGCGCAACTGCTCCATCCAGTCCACTGGCCGCCAGAAACGTATTGAAATCGCCCCCGGCTTTGCGCCCGACGAGCTCAAGTACACCTTTGACGCCGGCAAGGTGCTGCGCGATATCGTTGACTACTCCCTCACCATGGCCCGCAAGGTGGGCTACGACAACGTGGGCACCTGGGAGTGGATCGTAACCCGCAAGGGCGAACCCTTCCTTATGGAAGTGAACACGCGCATTCAGGTTGAAAACGGCGTTTCGGCCCGCATTTCGCATGTGGGCGGCAAGGGCGATGTGGACCTGATTGCCGAGCAGATACGCATCGGCCTTGGCGAACCTCTGGGTTACACCCAGAACGACATTACCTTTGAAGGTCTGGGCATCGAATACCGGCTTATCGCCGAAGACCCGGACAGCAACTTCACCCCGTGGGTGGGCCGCATCGAACGCTTTGGCTGGAAAGAACAGCCCTGGCTGACCATGCTCACCCATGTTCCGACCACAGAACCGTACGAAATTCCCACAGAATTTGACCCCAACCTGGCGCTTGCCATCATCTGGGGTAAAGATCTGGAGGAAGCCAAGGCCCGCGGCCTTGAATTTCTGCGCGATCTGCGGCTGGAAGGGCATAATACCGCTGGCGAGGAGCTGAAATCCAACGTCAACTTCCTTGCGGCCAACACAGAACGCATTTTGCGCTTCTGACAGGGAACCAGCCCATGAACAAGGCATTGCTTACCCACCGGTCATGGTCCACCTGCGCAGCACGCGCGGGCGCTGGCCCATTGGCCGGGGCAACGTGCACGCGTCGCCGCCGGGTGGCCATGCTGGCAGACAACCCATTGGCCGCCCTGATTTTCGGGGATTTCGCCTACCTAAAAAAACCAGTCTAGCTGGCCCCAATATACTATGGACAACAACATCGAAAAACGCATCCAGAGCCTGCGCGACAGGCTGACCTATCTGGTGGAAATATTCGCTGGCAAGCACAAGGACAACGCCGACCTGCTTGAAGAAAAGCTTACCGCCTTTACCGCGCGCGTTCGCTCCGGCACGGTGGAAGATCCCTATGCCGAACTTGCCACCGTCGAAGACCTTTTCAACTACGTGGAACGCCGCCTTGAGGGCAGCATTACGCCCATGGACAAGGTGCGCATTGTGCGCCATCCCCAGCGTATCTGCCTGCGCGACATCCTCGAAAACGTCTACGACAACTTTACCGAAGTGGGCGGTCAGGACGAACACAGCCTCGACCCCAGCATGCTCATTGCCCGCGCGGTTATTACCCGCCGCCGCGGCAAGAAGGTGTACACCCAGTCGGTGATGGTTATCGGGCAGGAAAAAGGCCACGGCGCGGAATTCCGCAACGGCGGCTCGGTCAAGCCCTGGGGCAACGCCAAGGCTCAGCAGTACATGCGCGTAGCCGAAACCGAAGGTATACCTGTCCACACCTACATCTTCACGCCCGGCTCGTTCCCCATCGAGGACTACCCCGGCGCGGCACAGCAGATCGCCCGCAACATCTACTGCATGGCTGGTCTGCGCGTGCCCGTTATCGCCGTTATTTCCGAAGGCGGTTCAGGCGGTGCCGAAGCCATCGGGCTGGCCGACAAACGCCTGATGCTCTCGCACGGCTACTATTCGGTTATCTCGCCCGAAGGTGCCGCCGCCATCGAAGGCCGCATCAAGGCTGGCCAGCGCGCCACGCCCGAACTGATCGAAAGCTGCGCCCAGAACCTCAAAATGACCGCGCAGGACAACCTGAAGTTCGGCTACATCGACCGCGTGGTACAGGAACCGCCCCTGGGCGCGCGCCCCTGGCACTTCGACTTTTTCCGCAACCTGCGGCAGGAAGTTTTGCGCGCCACCGACGAGGTGGTGATCTCCACGCGCACCATGCCCGGCCTCAAGGGTCTGGCCATGGCCCGCGTGCGCAAGCCCGATGCCAATCTGGACGAAATGTACACCCGCTGGGGTTTGACCTCTGCCGCCAAGGACAGGCTGCGCGAACGCCGCCAGCAGAAGTTTTTGCGGCTCTCGCGTCAGGCGGCCCGCGACAGGCGTCCTTTCTTTACCAAGATGGCCGTCGCCACCTGGGATTGGGTCACCAAGCCCTGGGTGAGCTTCAAGTACGATTTCTACCGCAAGCACCAGAGGCGCATCCGCACCTTTATGGAAGAAATCGACAACGAATGGGAAGTGTTCAAGAGCCGCCTGCTGGCTCCCTGGCGCAAGCTTACGCGCAAGCTTCCCAGCGCCAAGGTGGAAAACAGCAAGGTCAAGGAACTGACCGCTCTTTCCACATGGTCGGACGACGGCCGCCGCAGCCGGTGGAACTATATCTCGCCGCGCTACAAGACCGACCGGGCCATCACCTGCCCCAACAGCGCAGCTTACGGCTGCCTTGATCTGTGGGGCCCCGATCTGTTTGCCGAATTCGCGGGCGTGTGCAGCCACTGCGGTTACCATTTTCCCATGGAACCGGAATGGTATGTAAAGAACGTCTTTGACCTCGGCTCGGTGTTTGAATTCAACAGCGAAATCGAAGCGGGCAACCCTCTTGATTTCCCCAACTTCGGCGACCGGGTACTCGATGCGCAGAAGAAAACCGGGGCCAAGAGCGGCTGCATGACCTTTGAAGCCCGCATCGACAACACCAAGATGGTTGTTGCCATGCTGATGGGCACCTTCCGTGGCGGCTCTGTGGGCGCTGCCGAAGGCTACAAGTTTGTTGAGGCGGCCCAGCGCGCGGCCAAGAAGCGCTACCCCTTCCTTGCCTACGTGCACGGCACGGCGGGCATACGCATTCAGGAAGGCACACACGGCGTTATCCAGATGCCCCGCTGCACAGTGGCAGTGCGCCGCTATATCGAATCCGGCGGCCTGTACATGGTGCTGTACGACACCAATTCCTTTGCCGGCCCCGTGGCCAGCTTCCTCGGCTGCTCGCCCTACCAGTTTGCCGTGCGCTCTTCCAACATCGGCTTTGCCGGTCCGGGCGTTATCAAGGAAACCACCGGTATGGACATTCCGCCCAAGTACCACCGTTCGTACCGCGCCCTTTCGCGCGGGCACATTCAGGGTATCTGGGACCGTCGGGAAGTACGCGCAAACCTCAAGCAGGCCCTGCTGACCATTGGTGGCAGAAACCTGTACTACCGGTAATGCCGGTCTGCGTGGATGCTGCAAGATAATTCCGAGCGGCGCGGCGGCCGGGAATATCCCGGTCGCCACGAGCCAGAGCAGGCCGGACGGCCAGCGGCTACGTCGCCAATATATAACGCTTAACGGATCCTAGCATGATAAACATATCTGCACTGCTGGACGAAATAAAGGCTTCTCCCTACCGCGAGATTGTCATCAGCACGCCCCACACGGGCATGGTGACCTTTTCGGGCATCAAACAGGGCGACAAGGTCGTTGGGCCGCAAGGCCAGTGGAAGGAAAAGCCGGGCACGCTCATCGCCACCCTTGAGCGCGAGCGCAACCCCAAGGCCATTTCTGCCAACGAAAAAGGCGAGATCAGCCTTTTGCACACCGAGCTTGAAGGCACGTTTGTGGAGGCCGGTACCCCGCTTGCCGTGGTGCGCCACATGCTCACCCGCGCAGAAGTGGAACGCATCCTGCTGCAAAAGGCCCTGCATCTTTTTGTTGCGCCCGAGCGGGCCAAGTACTACTTCACACCTGATGTGGACAAAAAAATCCGCGCGGCAGATTCGCAGTCGGTGGCCGTGCGCGAGGGCATGGAACTGCTCATCATGTCGCGCATGAAGCGCGAGGTGCCGCTGACATATTCCGGCCCTGCGGGCGTTATTTACGCCGTATACTTTACCTATAATGAAAATATCGATGCCAGTGCCCCCCTTATTGGCGTGTGCCCGCAGGATCAGCTGCCTGCCATTCAGGAAGTGATCATGCGCGTGCAGACCGAGTGGACGGAAAAAGACTAGCATCACCAGCAATGGCTGCCCGGGCCCGCTGCGCTTGTGCGCGGGCCATGGCCAGCGCGCAAGGCACAATGGCGGCTGCCGCCAAACGGAGCACCCATGGGCAAAGCACTGCAAATCCGCGTAAGCGCCGTCACCTGGAACGAAGATCTGCTGGAAAAACTCTGGCCCAAACTTACAGA is part of the Desulfovibrio sp. genome and harbors:
- the typA gene encoding translational GTPase TypA encodes the protein MQHNESLRNVAIIAHVDHGKTTLVDGLFKQGGVFRADQQVDDRVMDKMDLERERGITIAAKNCAVNWNGVKINIIDTPGHADFGGEVERSLSMATGAILLVDSSEGPLPQTRFVLRKTLEAGLPVVVVINKIDRKDARPQEVLNEIYDLFIDLDANEHQLEFPVLYAIGRAGVAMNNIDDEQKDLSPLFDAIVKYIPGPSYDPEQPFQMLVADLDYSDYLGRLAVGRIMHGTVYAKEALACIGEDGQPKPLRATKIQVYDGLQVVEVEKALPGDIVVMAGIEDVTIGDTICTRDNPRAMPRIRVDEPTVAMRFGINSSPLAGREGKIVQSRAIYDRLVKETLRNVAVRVENTADRDAFLVKGRGEFQMAILIETMRREGFELSVGRPEVILRKDENGKVIEPIERLYVDCDEVFMGVVTDKLAQRKGRMLNCVNNGTGRVRLEFSVPSRGLIGYRDEFLTDTKGTGIMNSYVEGYEEWRGDFPTRYTGSIVADRAGSGVAYALFNLEPRGVLFVEPGDPVYEGMIVGEHNRDNDIDVNPTKEKKLTNLRASGKDENVTLTPVKKMTLEHALHFVREDELVEVTPLSIRLRKTELSAMKRYQTAGKRKNS
- a CDS encoding purine-nucleoside phosphorylase — translated: MQNFQDVQRAATALREAIEAAQGPSALPLGACRLDANASADADAPIGIVLGTGLSYLADKLQDRVVVPYADLPGFPVSSVEGHAGAFVWGRFPGACGEDDCIGRYAIIQQGRCHLYEGRSPAEVCMGVRVMAALGAKKLIITNAAGGLNPQFDAGGIMCMTDVINHTGHSPLTGFNCEEWGPRFPDMCAPLDPELRALALETASKMNLRLERGVYIGVHGPEMETPAETRMYRQWGADAVGMSTVLEIIAARHMGMRVLGLSCLTNKNLPDCMTPAPLEEILAVAAVAGKNLGRLIRAMVTKL
- a CDS encoding biotin carboxylase N-terminal domain-containing protein; the protein is MRETGLDKAQDSIPLQKHKILVANRGEIAMRIMRACRKLGVAFAAIFTAEDAASGHVRLAREQGGEKSLYRVSSYHDANELMAVADEAGCTAVHPGYGFFAEDFRFARRVTKRDRKLIFIGPSWKIIRELGDKINTKRLARSLGVPTVPGSDRPIYDEMEAERIAKSVFEFQDQQGITRPLVLVKASAGGGGMGIEEVYDPDQFRSVYRRIRSYALRQFKDEGVLIEQRITDFNHLEVQVVSDRSGQNPVHFGTRNCSIQSTGRQKRIEIAPGFAPDELKYTFDAGKVLRDIVDYSLTMARKVGYDNVGTWEWIVTRKGEPFLMEVNTRIQVENGVSARISHVGGKGDVDLIAEQIRIGLGEPLGYTQNDITFEGLGIEYRLIAEDPDSNFTPWVGRIERFGWKEQPWLTMLTHVPTTEPYEIPTEFDPNLALAIIWGKDLEEAKARGLEFLRDLRLEGHNTAGEELKSNVNFLAANTERILRF
- a CDS encoding acetyl-CoA carboxylase carboxyl transferase subunit alpha/beta: MDNNIEKRIQSLRDRLTYLVEIFAGKHKDNADLLEEKLTAFTARVRSGTVEDPYAELATVEDLFNYVERRLEGSITPMDKVRIVRHPQRICLRDILENVYDNFTEVGGQDEHSLDPSMLIARAVITRRRGKKVYTQSVMVIGQEKGHGAEFRNGGSVKPWGNAKAQQYMRVAETEGIPVHTYIFTPGSFPIEDYPGAAQQIARNIYCMAGLRVPVIAVISEGGSGGAEAIGLADKRLMLSHGYYSVISPEGAAAIEGRIKAGQRATPELIESCAQNLKMTAQDNLKFGYIDRVVQEPPLGARPWHFDFFRNLRQEVLRATDEVVISTRTMPGLKGLAMARVRKPDANLDEMYTRWGLTSAAKDRLRERRQQKFLRLSRQAARDRRPFFTKMAVATWDWVTKPWVSFKYDFYRKHQRRIRTFMEEIDNEWEVFKSRLLAPWRKLTRKLPSAKVENSKVKELTALSTWSDDGRRSRWNYISPRYKTDRAITCPNSAAYGCLDLWGPDLFAEFAGVCSHCGYHFPMEPEWYVKNVFDLGSVFEFNSEIEAGNPLDFPNFGDRVLDAQKKTGAKSGCMTFEARIDNTKMVVAMLMGTFRGGSVGAAEGYKFVEAAQRAAKKRYPFLAYVHGTAGIRIQEGTHGVIQMPRCTVAVRRYIESGGLYMVLYDTNSFAGPVASFLGCSPYQFAVRSSNIGFAGPGVIKETTGMDIPPKYHRSYRALSRGHIQGIWDRREVRANLKQALLTIGGRNLYYR
- a CDS encoding biotin attachment protein, with protein sequence MINISALLDEIKASPYREIVISTPHTGMVTFSGIKQGDKVVGPQGQWKEKPGTLIATLERERNPKAISANEKGEISLLHTELEGTFVEAGTPLAVVRHMLTRAEVERILLQKALHLFVAPERAKYYFTPDVDKKIRAADSQSVAVREGMELLIMSRMKREVPLTYSGPAGVIYAVYFTYNENIDASAPLIGVCPQDQLPAIQEVIMRVQTEWTEKD